Proteins found in one Fusarium oxysporum Fo47 chromosome V, complete sequence genomic segment:
- a CDS encoding WD40-repeat-containing domain protein: MSVILCTAGYDHTIRFWEALSGICSRTIQHPDSQVNRLCISPDKRYLAAAGHHTVKLYDIKSTNPNPLLTFEGHTGNITGVAFHCEGKWMVTSSEDGTVKIWETRTGSIQRSYNHGCPANDVVIHPNQGEIISCDRSGSVRVWDLAENNCSHELIPEEDVSVSSVTVASDGSLLCAANNAGNVFVWNLIQSFDRTQLVPVTHFNAHKEYITRILLSPDVKKLATCSADHTAKIWEVKNIEPSTDLEPKPYPLEATLTGHQRWVWDCAFSADSAYLVTACSDHYARLWELHSQQIIRQYNGHHRGAVCVALNDYSETR, from the exons ATGTCTGTTATTCTCTGCACAG CTGGCTATGACCACACTATCAG ATTCTGGGAGGCCTTGTCGGGTATCTGTTCACGCACGATTCAACACCCTGACTCCCAGGTGAACCGTCTCTGCATCTCCCCCGACAAGCGATACCTTGCCGCCGCTGGCCATCATACCGTCAAGCTGTACGATATCAAGTCTACGAATCCCAACCCGTTGTTGACATTTGAGGGCCACACTGGAAACATCACAGGCGTTGCGTTTCACTGCGAGGGGAAATGGATGGTAACTAGCTCCGAGGACGGGACCGTCAAGATCTGGGAGACACGGACCGGATCGATTCAACGAAGCTACAACCATGGCTGTCCGGCCAACGACGTGGTGATTCACCCCAACCAGGGTGAGATCATCAGCTGCGATAGGTCTGGAAGTGTCAGGGTGTGGGATTTGGCTGAGAACAACTGTTCCCATGAGCTCATCCCAGAGGAGGACGTCTCTGTCTCCAGCGTTACTGTCGCTAGTGATGGGTCCTTGCTATGCGCTGCGAACAATGCT GGCAACGTATTCGTATGGAATCTTATTCAGAGCTTTGATCGCACACAACTAGTGCCGGTAACGCACTTCAATGCCCACAAGGAATACATCACCCGTATTCTTCTATCCCCAGACGTCAAGAAACTCGCCACTTGTAGTGCAGACCACACAGCCAAGATCTGGGAGGTGAAGAACATCGAACCAAGCACAGATCTGGAACCCAAGCCATATCCCCTAGAAGCCACTCTTACCGGGCACCAGCGCTGGGTCTGGGATTGTGCTTTCAGCGCCGACTCTGCGTACCTAGTCACTGCTTGCTCCGATCACTATGCGCGATTGTGGGAATTGCATAGCCAGCAGATTATCCGACAATACAACGGACATCACAGAGGAGCTGTCTGCGTTGCCTTGAACGATTATTCGGAAACACGATAA